In Arctopsyche grandis isolate Sample6627 chromosome 13, ASM5162203v2, whole genome shotgun sequence, one DNA window encodes the following:
- the Glo1 gene encoding glyoxalase 1 translates to MAGLTDAEAFALCKEKDPTKDFLFQQTMYRIKDPRRSLPFYTQVMGMTLLQKLDFPDMKFSLYFMGFEDGAEIPKDRQERTKWAMSRKATLELTHNWGTESDDSTYHNGNSDPRGFGHIGIMVPDVNAACERFEKLGVEFVKKPQDGKMKGLAFIKDPDGYWIEIFNAGTVASAV, encoded by the exons ATGGCTGGTCTGACTGACGCCGAGGCTTTTGCTTTGTGCAAGGAAAAAGATCCTACGAAG GACTTTCTGTTTCAACAGACCATGTATAGAATTAAAGATCCCAGAAGAAGTCTCCCGTTTTATACGCAAGTAATGGGCATGACTTTATTGCAAAAGCTAGACTTTCCAGATATGAAATTTTCTCTGTATTTTATGGGTTTTGAAGACGGTGCTGAAATACCAAAAGATCGTCAAGAGAGAACTAAATGGGCGATGAGCCGTAAAGCTACATTAGAATTAACACA TAATTGGGGAACTGAAAGTGACGATTCAACTTATCACAATGGTAATTCAGATCCGAGAGGATTCGGACACATCGGTATTATGGTTCCCGATGTTAACGCAGCTTGTGAAAG ATTCGAGAAATTGGGTGTTGAATTTGTTAAAAAGCCTCAAGATGGTAAAATGAAGGGTTTGGCTTTTATTAAGGATCCTGACGGTTACTggattgaaattttcaatgctGGAACTGTTGCTAGTGCTGTATGA
- the LOC143920813 gene encoding regulator of chromosome condensation-like isoform X1, whose translation MPAARGVKRAAATKANSKITTAGPSKIKKKNASPTTIAEGIPVPTKLGQVLTCGQGDVGQLGLGEDLLEKSRFTIVSTLGSTIVDICAGGMHTVAIDKNGDVWTFGCNDEGALGRDITNTATNEWVPSKVALPGKAVRVSAGDSHTAALLESGQVYAWGSFRDSHGNMGLTAKGNERSPVEMLPGHRVVQIASGGDHLVMLTEMGQIFTCGCAEQGQLGRVTARSCDRNSRLGLNPLLIPAPLNFRPKDKVDFDMLWAGTYCTFAREATKGSIYVWGLNNYQQIGVRKGSPGTVFAPVVSEAFSALKDAGWTKITGGPHHTLALDAEGTCYVIGRREYGRLGLGENCEDAVDLTPVPILNGKKCVQIACGTAASFAITDTGDIYAWGMGTSGQLGTGADDDEIEPKLLRSKQIEGRFALNVSAGGQHTVVLVESPPEANDHIAEPAKASTAPQTKVNAVEAKKKDEAAGASSETADVEMKDDKEVAKKNKTENMDVDEAADEKKDEKPARKAPAKRGRKGSASSTASTESSRSTKAAKNKQNGGLSTVKESASAEVVETVSEESTETQTGGTQSDDAEKPSNQKLKREESESDEPEAKRSKMDSEDSTEKQSDAAKKEVAPEESESDMIVESSKKDENLSNGNGDAESSSEAKEEAAPDVEMKSVSDVVEKKCISSESEDAKTEGDVARTEVKTS comes from the exons ATGCCGGCCGCTAGAGGTGTGAAACGCGCCGCGGCTACCAAAGCCAACTCCAAGATTACGACTGCCGGCCCgtctaaaattaaaaagaaaaatg CGTCTCCTACCACCATCGCCGAAGGAATTCCCGTTCCGACCAAACTCGGACAAGTACTTACATGTGGCCAAGGTGACGTTGGACAGCTCGGCTTGGGGGAAGATTTATTAGAAAAATCAAG ATTCACAATAGTATCGACACTCGGAAGCACAATTGTGGACATATGCGCCGGAGGCATGCACACCGTTGCCATTGATAAAAACGGAGAC GTTTGGACGTTTGGCTGTAATGACGAAGGCGCGCTCGGTAGAGACATCACAAACACGGCAACAAACGAATGGGTGCCGTCCAAAGTGGCACTTCCTGGAAAAGCTGTACGAGTGTCCGCCGGAGACAGCCACACGGCCGCTCTACTCGAATCCGGTCAAGTCTACGCTTGGGGATCTTTTCGA gaTTCTCACGGAAATATGGGACTGACTGCTAAAGGAAATGAACGTAGTCCCGTAGAAATGTTACCGGGGCATAGAGTCGTCCAAATTGCTTCCGGTGGAGACCATCTCGTCATGCTCACAGAAATGGGACAA ATATTCACTTGCGGTTGTGCCGAACAAGGTCAACTAGGACGAGTGACCGCTAGATCCTGTGATCGTAATAGCCGACTCGGACTGA ATCCTTTGCTAATTCCTGCCCCGCTCAACTTCCGACCCAAAGATAAAGTCGATTTTGATATGTTATGGGCGGGCACGTATTGTACGTTTGCACGGGAAGCAACTAAAGGCAGTATATATGTGTGGGGTCTAAATAATTATCAACAAAttg GTGTCCGCAAAGGCTCTCCTGGTACTGTCTTTGCACCAGTCGTTAGTGAAGCTTTTTCCGCATTGAAAGATGCAGGTTGGACTAAAATTACTGGAGGTCCTCATCATACTCTCGCTCTAGATGCGGAAGGCACGTGTTACGTTATTGGAAGACGGGAGTATGGACG ATTGGGTCTAGGAGAAAATTGTGAAGACGCCGTAGATCTAACACCAGTGCCGATTCTAAACGGAAAGAAATGTGTACAAATCGCTTGCGGCACCGCAGCATCCTTTGCCATCACCGACACCG GTGACATATACGCTTGGGGAATGGGAACGTCCGGTCAATTGGGCACCGGTGCCGACGATGACGAGATCGAACCCAAACTGCTCCGCTCTAAACAAATAGAAGGACGGTTCGCTTTGAACGTCAGCGCAGGAGGACAACACACAGTCGTTCTCGTG GAATCGCCCCCGGAAGCGAACGATCATATAGCTGAACCAGCGAAGGCCTCAACCGCGCCACAAACTAAAGTCAACGCAGTCGAAGCCAAGAAGAAAGACGAAGCAGCCGGTGCGTCTAGTGAAACAGCCGATGTTGAAATGAAAGATGATAAAGAAGTGGCGAAAAagaataaaactgaaaatatggACGTAGACGAAGCCGCCGATGAg AAAAAGGATGAGAAACCCGCTAGAAAAGCTCCTGCGAAACGAGGCAGGAAAGGTTCAGCGTCTTCTACCGCGTCAACGGAATCGTCCCGGTCGACCAAAGCggcaaaaaat AAACAGAATGGCGGTCTGTCCACCGTGAAAGAATCGGCTTCGGCCGAGGTTGTAGAAACTGTATCGGAGGAATCAACGGAAACACAAACAGGTGGCACCC AAAGCGACGACGCGGAGAAGCCGTCGAACCAAAAGTTGAAAAGGGAAGAAAGCGAAAGTGATGAGCCGGAAGCGAAGAGATCGAAGATGGACAGCGAAGACAGTACCGAAAAGCAGTCGGACGCCGCGAAAAAGGAAGTCGCGCCGGAAGAATCCGAGTCGGACATGATCGTCGAGAGCAGTAAGAAAGATGAGAACCTGTCGAACGGCAACGGTGACGCGGAGAGCAGCAGCGAGGCCAAGGAAGAGGCCGCGCCCGACGTCGAGATGAAGTCTGTGAGTGATGTGGTCGAGAAGAAGTGTATATCTTCGGAGAGTGAAGACGCGAAGACTGAGGGTGACGTGGCGAGAACGGAAGTCAAAACTTCATAA
- the LOC143920813 gene encoding regulator of chromosome condensation-like isoform X3, protein MPAARGVKRAAATKANSKITTAGPSKIKKKNASPTTIAEGIPVPTKLGQVLTCGQGDVGQLGLGEDLLEKSRFTIVSTLGSTIVDICAGGMHTVAIDKNGDVWTFGCNDEGALGRDITNTATNEWVPSKVALPGKAVRVSAGDSHTAALLESGQVYAWGSFRDSHGNMGLTAKGNERSPVEMLPGHRVVQIASGGDHLVMLTEMGQIFTCGCAEQGQLGRVTARSCDRNSRLGLNPLLIPAPLNFRPKDKVDFDMLWAGTYCTFAREATKGSIYVWGLNNYQQIGVRKGSPGTVFAPVVSEAFSALKDAGWTKITGGPHHTLALDAEGTCYVIGRREYGRLGLGENCEDAVDLTPVPILNGKKCVQIACGTAASFAITDTGDIYAWGMGTSGQLGTGADDDEIEPKLLRSKQIEGRFALNVSAGGQHTVVLVESPPEANDHIAEPAKASTAPQTKVNAVEAKKKDEAAGASSETADVEMKDDKEVAKKNKTENMDVDEAADEKKDEKPARKAPAKRGRKGSASSTASTESSRSTKAAKNKQNGGLSTVKESASAEVVETVSEESTETQTGGTRIKRRRGEAVEPKVEKGRKRK, encoded by the exons ATGCCGGCCGCTAGAGGTGTGAAACGCGCCGCGGCTACCAAAGCCAACTCCAAGATTACGACTGCCGGCCCgtctaaaattaaaaagaaaaatg CGTCTCCTACCACCATCGCCGAAGGAATTCCCGTTCCGACCAAACTCGGACAAGTACTTACATGTGGCCAAGGTGACGTTGGACAGCTCGGCTTGGGGGAAGATTTATTAGAAAAATCAAG ATTCACAATAGTATCGACACTCGGAAGCACAATTGTGGACATATGCGCCGGAGGCATGCACACCGTTGCCATTGATAAAAACGGAGAC GTTTGGACGTTTGGCTGTAATGACGAAGGCGCGCTCGGTAGAGACATCACAAACACGGCAACAAACGAATGGGTGCCGTCCAAAGTGGCACTTCCTGGAAAAGCTGTACGAGTGTCCGCCGGAGACAGCCACACGGCCGCTCTACTCGAATCCGGTCAAGTCTACGCTTGGGGATCTTTTCGA gaTTCTCACGGAAATATGGGACTGACTGCTAAAGGAAATGAACGTAGTCCCGTAGAAATGTTACCGGGGCATAGAGTCGTCCAAATTGCTTCCGGTGGAGACCATCTCGTCATGCTCACAGAAATGGGACAA ATATTCACTTGCGGTTGTGCCGAACAAGGTCAACTAGGACGAGTGACCGCTAGATCCTGTGATCGTAATAGCCGACTCGGACTGA ATCCTTTGCTAATTCCTGCCCCGCTCAACTTCCGACCCAAAGATAAAGTCGATTTTGATATGTTATGGGCGGGCACGTATTGTACGTTTGCACGGGAAGCAACTAAAGGCAGTATATATGTGTGGGGTCTAAATAATTATCAACAAAttg GTGTCCGCAAAGGCTCTCCTGGTACTGTCTTTGCACCAGTCGTTAGTGAAGCTTTTTCCGCATTGAAAGATGCAGGTTGGACTAAAATTACTGGAGGTCCTCATCATACTCTCGCTCTAGATGCGGAAGGCACGTGTTACGTTATTGGAAGACGGGAGTATGGACG ATTGGGTCTAGGAGAAAATTGTGAAGACGCCGTAGATCTAACACCAGTGCCGATTCTAAACGGAAAGAAATGTGTACAAATCGCTTGCGGCACCGCAGCATCCTTTGCCATCACCGACACCG GTGACATATACGCTTGGGGAATGGGAACGTCCGGTCAATTGGGCACCGGTGCCGACGATGACGAGATCGAACCCAAACTGCTCCGCTCTAAACAAATAGAAGGACGGTTCGCTTTGAACGTCAGCGCAGGAGGACAACACACAGTCGTTCTCGTG GAATCGCCCCCGGAAGCGAACGATCATATAGCTGAACCAGCGAAGGCCTCAACCGCGCCACAAACTAAAGTCAACGCAGTCGAAGCCAAGAAGAAAGACGAAGCAGCCGGTGCGTCTAGTGAAACAGCCGATGTTGAAATGAAAGATGATAAAGAAGTGGCGAAAAagaataaaactgaaaatatggACGTAGACGAAGCCGCCGATGAg AAAAAGGATGAGAAACCCGCTAGAAAAGCTCCTGCGAAACGAGGCAGGAAAGGTTCAGCGTCTTCTACCGCGTCAACGGAATCGTCCCGGTCGACCAAAGCggcaaaaaat AAACAGAATGGCGGTCTGTCCACCGTGAAAGAATCGGCTTCGGCCGAGGTTGTAGAAACTGTATCGGAGGAATCAACGGAAACACAAACAGGTGGCACCCGTAT AAAGCGACGACGCGGAGAAGCCGTCGAACCAAAAGTTGAAAAGGGAAGAAAGCGAAAGTGA
- the LOC143920813 gene encoding regulator of chromosome condensation-like isoform X2 → MHTVAIDKNGDVWTFGCNDEGALGRDITNTATNEWVPSKVALPGKAVRVSAGDSHTAALLESGQVYAWGSFRDSHGNMGLTAKGNERSPVEMLPGHRVVQIASGGDHLVMLTEMGQIFTCGCAEQGQLGRVTARSCDRNSRLGLNPLLIPAPLNFRPKDKVDFDMLWAGTYCTFAREATKGSIYVWGLNNYQQIGVRKGSPGTVFAPVVSEAFSALKDAGWTKITGGPHHTLALDAEGTCYVIGRREYGRLGLGENCEDAVDLTPVPILNGKKCVQIACGTAASFAITDTGDIYAWGMGTSGQLGTGADDDEIEPKLLRSKQIEGRFALNVSAGGQHTVVLVESPPEANDHIAEPAKASTAPQTKVNAVEAKKKDEAAGASSETADVEMKDDKEVAKKNKTENMDVDEAADEKKDEKPARKAPAKRGRKGSASSTASTESSRSTKAAKNKQNGGLSTVKESASAEVVETVSEESTETQTGGTQSDDAEKPSNQKLKREESESDEPEAKRSKMDSEDSTEKQSDAAKKEVAPEESESDMIVESSKKDENLSNGNGDAESSSEAKEEAAPDVEMKSVSDVVEKKCISSESEDAKTEGDVARTEVKTS, encoded by the exons ATGCACACCGTTGCCATTGATAAAAACGGAGAC GTTTGGACGTTTGGCTGTAATGACGAAGGCGCGCTCGGTAGAGACATCACAAACACGGCAACAAACGAATGGGTGCCGTCCAAAGTGGCACTTCCTGGAAAAGCTGTACGAGTGTCCGCCGGAGACAGCCACACGGCCGCTCTACTCGAATCCGGTCAAGTCTACGCTTGGGGATCTTTTCGA gaTTCTCACGGAAATATGGGACTGACTGCTAAAGGAAATGAACGTAGTCCCGTAGAAATGTTACCGGGGCATAGAGTCGTCCAAATTGCTTCCGGTGGAGACCATCTCGTCATGCTCACAGAAATGGGACAA ATATTCACTTGCGGTTGTGCCGAACAAGGTCAACTAGGACGAGTGACCGCTAGATCCTGTGATCGTAATAGCCGACTCGGACTGA ATCCTTTGCTAATTCCTGCCCCGCTCAACTTCCGACCCAAAGATAAAGTCGATTTTGATATGTTATGGGCGGGCACGTATTGTACGTTTGCACGGGAAGCAACTAAAGGCAGTATATATGTGTGGGGTCTAAATAATTATCAACAAAttg GTGTCCGCAAAGGCTCTCCTGGTACTGTCTTTGCACCAGTCGTTAGTGAAGCTTTTTCCGCATTGAAAGATGCAGGTTGGACTAAAATTACTGGAGGTCCTCATCATACTCTCGCTCTAGATGCGGAAGGCACGTGTTACGTTATTGGAAGACGGGAGTATGGACG ATTGGGTCTAGGAGAAAATTGTGAAGACGCCGTAGATCTAACACCAGTGCCGATTCTAAACGGAAAGAAATGTGTACAAATCGCTTGCGGCACCGCAGCATCCTTTGCCATCACCGACACCG GTGACATATACGCTTGGGGAATGGGAACGTCCGGTCAATTGGGCACCGGTGCCGACGATGACGAGATCGAACCCAAACTGCTCCGCTCTAAACAAATAGAAGGACGGTTCGCTTTGAACGTCAGCGCAGGAGGACAACACACAGTCGTTCTCGTG GAATCGCCCCCGGAAGCGAACGATCATATAGCTGAACCAGCGAAGGCCTCAACCGCGCCACAAACTAAAGTCAACGCAGTCGAAGCCAAGAAGAAAGACGAAGCAGCCGGTGCGTCTAGTGAAACAGCCGATGTTGAAATGAAAGATGATAAAGAAGTGGCGAAAAagaataaaactgaaaatatggACGTAGACGAAGCCGCCGATGAg AAAAAGGATGAGAAACCCGCTAGAAAAGCTCCTGCGAAACGAGGCAGGAAAGGTTCAGCGTCTTCTACCGCGTCAACGGAATCGTCCCGGTCGACCAAAGCggcaaaaaat AAACAGAATGGCGGTCTGTCCACCGTGAAAGAATCGGCTTCGGCCGAGGTTGTAGAAACTGTATCGGAGGAATCAACGGAAACACAAACAGGTGGCACCC AAAGCGACGACGCGGAGAAGCCGTCGAACCAAAAGTTGAAAAGGGAAGAAAGCGAAAGTGATGAGCCGGAAGCGAAGAGATCGAAGATGGACAGCGAAGACAGTACCGAAAAGCAGTCGGACGCCGCGAAAAAGGAAGTCGCGCCGGAAGAATCCGAGTCGGACATGATCGTCGAGAGCAGTAAGAAAGATGAGAACCTGTCGAACGGCAACGGTGACGCGGAGAGCAGCAGCGAGGCCAAGGAAGAGGCCGCGCCCGACGTCGAGATGAAGTCTGTGAGTGATGTGGTCGAGAAGAAGTGTATATCTTCGGAGAGTGAAGACGCGAAGACTGAGGGTGACGTGGCGAGAACGGAAGTCAAAACTTCATAA